One genomic segment of Panicum virgatum strain AP13 chromosome 2N, P.virgatum_v5, whole genome shotgun sequence includes these proteins:
- the LOC120662512 gene encoding alpha-galactosidase-like has protein sequence MAGKAPLCAFFLLLLSTSAAAIRPARSVAATARRAALENGLGRTPQMGWNSWNHFHCKINEEIIREIADAMVDNGLAKLGYEYINIDDCWAAYDRDSQGNLAANASTFPSGIPALANYVHGKGLKLGIYGDAGSRTCSKLMPGSLGYEDKDAKTFASWGVDYLKYDNCNNQGISPQLRYNTMSKALLNSGRNIFFSLCEWGVDDPGTWAGGVGNSWRTTGDIKDTWASMTAIADKNDKWASYAGPGGWNDPDMLEVGNGGMTTEEYRSHFSIWALVKAPLLIGCDIRSMSKETKEILSNENVIAVNQDELGVQGHKVQQDGDQEVWAGPLSGGKIAIVLWNRGSTKASITASWSSIGLNASTVADAHDLWTDGVISSVQGELNETVDSHACKMYVVTPK, from the exons ATGGCGGGGAAGGCACCCTTGTgtgctttcttcctcctcttgctaTCGACATCAGCAGCAGCAATCAGGCCTGCGAGATCAGTGGCGGCGACGGCTAGGAGAGCGGCACTGGAGAATGGCCTTGGCCGGACTCCACAGATGGG TTGGAATAGTTGGAACCACTTCCACTGCAAAATAAACGAAGAGATAATTCGAGAAATCG CTGATGCTATGGTGGATAATGGCCTCGCAAAGCTTGGTTATGAGTATATCAACATAG ATGATTGCTGGGCAGCTTATGATAGGGACTCCCAG GGCAATCTAGCTGCAAATGCGTCAACATTCCCATCGGGAATACCAGCCTTGGCAAACTATGTGCATGGAAAAGGGCTCAAGCTAGGGATCTATGGTGATGCAGG GTCACGGACTTGCAGCAAATTGATGCCCGGTTCTCTTGGGTACGAAGACAAAGATGCAAAAACCTTCGCATCTTGG GGAGTCGACTACTTAAAGTATGACAACTGCAACAACCAGGGAATAAGTCCTCAGCTAAG ATATAACACGATGAGCAAAGCACTTCTGAATTCTGGGAGGAATATTTTCTTCTCCCTCTGTGAATG GGGGGTGGATGACCCAGGGACATGGGCAGGTGGTGTAGGAAACAGTTGGAGAACTACGGGTGACATCAAGGACACTTGGGCAAG CATGACAGCTATTGCCGACAAGAATGACAAGTGGGCATCATATGCTGGCCCTGGTGGATGGAATG ACCCAGACATGCTAGAAGTTGGAAATGGGGGGATGACAACAGAAGAGTACCGCTCCCATTTCAGCATATGGGCTCTAGTGAAG GCACCCCTCTTGATTGGCTGTGACATCCGCTCAATGAGCAAAGAAACCAAGGAAATCCTCAGCAATGAAAATGTCATTGCAGTTAACCAAG ATGAGCTTGGGGTACAAGGGCACAAAGTGCAACAAGATGGAGACCAAGAA GTATGGGCCGGTCCACTGAGTGGAGGTAAAATTGCTATTGTCCTATGGAACAGAGGATCAACCAAAGCATCCATCACTGCCAGCTGGAGCAGCATTGGTCTGAATGCATCGACTGTCGCTGATGCTCATGATCTGTGGACA GATGGGGTTATATCATCAGTTCAAGGAGAACTAAATGAAACAGTGGATTCTCATGCTTGCAAGATGTATGTTGTGACACCAAAATAG
- the LOC120660170 gene encoding alpha-galactosidase-like has protein sequence MGWNSWNHFACNINEDIIRQIADAMVDSGLAKLGYDYINIDDCWAAYDRDSQGNLVANPSTFPSGIKVLADYVHGKGLKLGVYGDAGSRTCSNKMPGSLGYEEEDAKTFASWGVDYLKYDNCNDQGLSPQPRYINMSKALLNSGRDIFFSLCEWGVDDPATWASGVGNSWRTTGDIQDNWASMTAIADTNDKWASYAGPGGWNDPDMLEVGNGGMTTEEYRSHFSIWALTKAPLLIGCDIRSMSNNTKEILSNQNVIAVNQDELGVQGHKVQQDGDQEVWAGPLSGGRVAVVLWNRGSAEASITANWSSIGLNASTVVDAHNLWTNEVTSSVQGELKETVDTHACKMYVLTPK, from the exons ATGGG GTGGAATAGTTGGAATCATTTCGCCTGCAATATAAACGAAGACATAATTCGACAAATCG CTGATGCGATGGTGGATAGTGGCCTTGCAAAGCTTGGTTATGACTATATCAACATAG ATGATTGTTGGGCAGCCTATGATAGAGACTCCCAG GGTAATCTTGTTGCAAATCCATCAACATTCCCATCAGGAATAAAGGTCCTAGCAGACTATGTGCACGGGAAAGGGCTCAAGCTCGGAGTTTATGGTGACGCAGG GTCGCGAACTTGCAGCAATAAGATGCCTGGTTCGCTTGGATATGAAGAGGAAGACGCTAAAACCTTCGCATCATGG ggagttgactacttgaagtatgACAACTGCAATGACCAGGGACTGAGTCCACAACCAAG ATATATCAACATGAGCAAAGCGCTTCTGAATTCTGGGAGGGACATTTTCTTCTCCCTTTGTGAATG GGGCGTGGATGACCCAGCAACATGGGCAAGTGGTGTAGGAAACAGTTGGAGAACAACTGGTGACATCCAGGACAACTGGGCAAG CATGACGGCCATCGCTGACACCAACGACAAGTGGGCATCATATGCAGGACCTGGTGGATGGAATG ATCCAGACATGCTGGAAGTCGGAAACGGAGGAATGACAACAGAAGAGTACCGCTCCCATTTCAGCATTTGGGCTCTGACGAAG GCACCTCTTCTGATTGGCTGCGACATCCGCTCTATGAGCAATAATACCAAAGAAATCCTCAGCAATCAGAATGTCATCGCAGTTAACCAAg ATGAGCTTGGGGTGCAAGGGCACAAAGTGCAGCAGGATGGAGACCAAGAG GTCTGGGCTGGGCCATTGAGTGGAGGGAGGGTTGCAGTTGTTCTATGGAACAGAGGGTCTGCTGAAGCATCCATTACTGCAAACTGGAGCAGCATTGGTCTCAATGCATCGACCGTCGTTGATGCTCATAATCTGTGGACA AATGAGGTTACATCATCCGTGCAAGGAGAACTGAAGGAGACTGTGGATACTCATGCTTGCAAGATGTATGTGTTGACCCCAAAGTAG
- the LOC120660169 gene encoding AP2-associated protein kinase 1-like — MWRLKHFIPKEQPSGLEGRTIDVGNVKVHVREAIAEGGFSCVYAARDMVNPAKQYALKHVIVQDEESLELVQKEITVMRSLKGHPNVVTLVAHAILDMGRAREALLVMEFCEKSLVSVLDDRGAGYFDEEKVALIFRDVCNAVFAMHCQTPPLAHRDLKAENVLLGADGAWKLCDFGSVSTNHKCFDKPEEMGIEEDNIRKHTTPAYRAPEMWDLYRREFISEKVDIWALGCLLYRICYFKSAFDGESKLQILNGNYRIPELPKYSSSITTLIKDMLNSSPDARPDITQVWFRVNELLPLELQKDLPDGSPSGSAFESHTAIDKAPRRPPQGSSALSSREDLRSASPSDFSNLMPQGPTKASENRGPMGAFWSTQHAQELAFADDKGPAFDQETISQVTSKKSQAKNQNTPVHNSSRKSLSASVDSSPGDFEIRFSANGSESGLEKTKTAKTENKASIQATALNSFVADFDNIKMNSQNNADNVNLLSKLKECQLEAEVNLRKEQLKIANLEKEEISLKFDKLSAICSSQRREIQELKQALATVSTPPAKQFRENSKVEFCSPSTSLDTPPREKIEGTPPELRQGLFTSRPGTPSPDPKPWSAFPEEPKPQAAVKSAHPRSVRTLRASNSNKASSLGQLNVSSSADPFAFGQDSFKAAPSGTVLPKLSNVGNAAQLLNNQNAEEKKDGSYQPAGWTGF; from the exons ATGTGGAGGCTCAAGCATTTCATCCCCAAGGAACAGCCTAGTGGCCTCGAGGGCCGCACCATCGACGTTGGCAATGTCAAGGTGCACGTCCGGGAGGCCATTGCTGAGGGTGGGTTTTCATGCGTGTACGCCGCCCGGGACATGGTCAATCCCGCGAAGCAGTATGCGCTCAAGCACGTGATCGTGCAGGACGAGGAGTCACTGGAGCTGGTCCAGAAGGAGATCACGGTCATGAGGTCACTCAAGGGGCACCCCAATGTCGTCACGCTGGTCGCGCACGCGATACTTGATATGGGCCGAGCAAGGGAGGCACTGTTGGTGATGGAGTTCTGCGAGAAGTCGCTGGTTTCTGTGTTGGATGACAGGGGGGCAGGCTACTTTGATGAGGAGAAAGTGGCACTGATCTTCCGAGATGTTTGCAATGCCGTCTTCGCGATGCACTGCCAGACGCCGCCTCTTGCGCACAG GGACCTAAAGGCTGAAAATGTTCTTCTTGGTGCTGATGGGGCCTGGAAACTATGTGATTTTGGTAGTGTGTCGACAAATCATAAATGCTTCGACAAACCTGAGGAGATGGGCATCGAAGAGGATAATATTAGGAAGCACACCACTCCTGCATACAGAGCTCCTGAG ATGTGGGACTTGTACAGGAGGGAGTTTATCAGTGAGAAAGTAGATATATGG GCTCTTGGATGTCTCCTGTATAGAATCTGCTACTTCAAATCAGCATTTGATGGCGAATCAAAGCTTCAGATACTTAATGGGAATTATCGAATCCCAGAGTTGCCAAAGTACAGCTCTTCCATTACAACTCTGATCAAAGACATGCTTAATTCTTCTCCAGATGCTAGACCGGACATTACACAG GTGTGGTTCCGTGTTAATGAGTTACTTCCATTGGAGCTGCAAAAGGATTTACCTGATGGATCCCCATCTGGGTCAGCATTTGAGTCTCATACTGCTATCGATAAAG CACCAAGGAGACCACCTCAAGGGAGTTCTGCTTTATCATCAAGAGAAGACCTGAGGAGTGCCTCACCTAGTGATTTTTCCAACCTGATGCCACAAGGTCCTACGAAAGCTTCGGAGAACAGGGGTCCTATGGGTGCATTTTGGTCAACTCAACATGCTCAGGAGCTAGCTTTTGCTGATGACAAGGGACCAGCTTTTGATCAAGAGACTATTAGCCAAGTCACCTCAAAGAAATCACAGGCTAAGAACCAGAACACACCAGTTCATAATTCATCTCGGAAATCTCTGTCTGCATCAGTTGATAGTTCACCTGGGGATTTTGAAATTAGGTTTTCTGCAAACGGCTCGGAGTCTGGGTTAGAGAAAACCAAAACAGCAAAAACAGAAAATAAAGCCAGCATACAAGCTACGGCCTTGAACTCATTCGTGGCAGACTTTGACAACATCAAAATGAACTCACAAAACAATGCTGACAATGtaaacttgcttagcaagttaAAAGAATGTCAACTGGAAGCGGAAGTTAATTTACGGAAGGAACAACTAAAGATAGCAAACCTGGAGAAGGAAGAAATTTCATTGAAGTTTGATAAGTTGTCTGCCATTTGTTCCTCTCAGAGGCGAGAGATACAAGAGCTTAAGCAAGCCCTAGCTACTGTTTCTACGCCGCCAGCTAAGCAGTTCAGAGAAAATTCAAAGGTTGAGTTCTGCTCACCCAGCACAAGCCTTGATACTCCG CCAAGGGAGAAGATTGAAGGAACCCCTCCAGAGCTCCGGCAAGGCCTATTTACTTCAAGGCCAGGGACACCGAGTCCTGACCCAAAACCATGGTCAGCTTTTCCTGAAGAGCCAAAACCTCAAGCAGCTGTGAAGAGTGCCCACCCCAGGTCAGTCCGAACTCTGCGTGCATCAAACAGTAACAAAGCCAGTTCACTGGGACAGTTGAATGTAAGTTCTAGCGCCGATCCATTTGCCTTTGGTCAAGATAGCTTTAAGGCTGCTCCTTCTGGAACCGTACTTCCCAAGTTATCAAACGTGGGGAATGCTGCTCAGCTCCTGAATAATCAGAATGctgaagaaaagaaagatggaTCGTACCAACCAGCCGGATGGACTGGGTTTTGA